Proteins encoded by one window of Myxococcales bacterium:
- a CDS encoding VWA domain-containing protein, translated as MNFVVGLALAVGVFVVVPFVAHLLRRSRAEEREFPPAHLVPVAEPVARQRSRLEDRALLGVRALMVLALALLGATPLVRCSRLSIARQTGGSVALALIIDDSLSMRATTPSGKTRFERAIRGAGDLLDAAREGDAVAIVLAGAPARLALSATTDLGAARRALSDLAVTDRSTDLEAAVQLARSSVKQLPHVDRKVVLFSDFAGAELPEGEPPIWAPLDELRKPIDDCGVVSAESRGRRVTVSLACSSAQAARGRSVELVVGSSDAQRRDVDAGSNDQRAKTGEVVASAKLDARPGEQTLSLEPSIASVGLDARLSGHDAIGKDDLAPVAPETASLGLVVISDPATASATTGGATVVEQALEALALDVSVRPMSMMPDDDKELAGIAALVLDDPAGLGPEARAALVAWLERGGVAGAWLGPRVESVQLGTTLEPFLRGALSWDTTKAKGVDPASLAWLGAPAKSLAELSPRGRARLDSALPNGAKIIARWDDGQAFLAEQTLGRGLVWTVTLPTSPEQSDLALRPGFLALLEHLVEQAQRRAGPKRSIAGTPWAFPAAAEVEVSGPDGPLKSESAGEPTQPQRAFVPEQVGRYRIRLDGTDERRIVRLDPNEITTLPRAPDAQKDRVLTGGVENDVDISSEVALLLLLLLALELGLRAAGRLKPKRGRRKTDPRPRVEPVSDG; from the coding sequence ATGAACTTCGTCGTCGGGCTCGCGCTCGCAGTCGGCGTGTTCGTGGTCGTGCCCTTCGTGGCGCACCTGCTGCGGCGGTCGCGGGCCGAAGAGCGCGAGTTTCCTCCAGCTCACCTGGTCCCGGTGGCAGAACCTGTGGCCCGACAGCGCAGTCGCCTGGAAGACCGCGCGCTGCTCGGTGTCCGCGCGTTGATGGTGCTCGCGCTCGCGTTGCTCGGAGCAACACCCTTGGTTCGTTGTTCGCGACTGTCGATCGCGCGCCAGACCGGCGGCTCCGTCGCGCTCGCCTTGATCATCGACGACTCGCTCAGCATGCGCGCCACCACCCCGTCAGGGAAGACGCGCTTCGAGCGGGCGATCCGCGGCGCCGGCGATCTGCTGGATGCCGCGCGCGAGGGCGACGCCGTGGCCATCGTGCTCGCGGGCGCTCCGGCGCGCCTCGCGCTGTCTGCCACCACCGACCTCGGGGCGGCTCGGCGTGCGCTCTCGGACCTGGCCGTCACCGATCGCTCGACGGACCTCGAAGCCGCCGTTCAGCTGGCTCGCTCGTCGGTGAAACAACTGCCACACGTGGATCGCAAGGTCGTGCTCTTCAGCGATTTTGCGGGGGCGGAGCTGCCCGAGGGTGAACCGCCGATCTGGGCGCCGCTCGACGAGCTCAGAAAACCCATCGACGACTGTGGTGTCGTCTCCGCCGAGAGCCGTGGGCGCCGCGTCACGGTGTCACTCGCGTGCTCGTCCGCACAGGCGGCCCGCGGCCGCTCCGTCGAGCTCGTGGTGGGCTCGTCCGACGCTCAACGCCGAGATGTCGACGCCGGCTCCAACGACCAACGCGCCAAGACCGGCGAGGTCGTGGCCAGCGCAAAGCTCGATGCAAGACCCGGCGAACAGACCCTGTCGCTGGAGCCTTCGATCGCGAGCGTCGGGCTGGACGCGCGGTTGTCGGGGCACGACGCCATCGGGAAGGACGACCTTGCTCCCGTCGCCCCGGAAACCGCGAGCCTCGGCCTGGTTGTGATCTCCGACCCGGCGACCGCGAGCGCCACGACCGGCGGTGCAACGGTGGTCGAGCAAGCTCTCGAAGCCCTGGCGCTGGACGTGAGTGTGCGTCCGATGTCGATGATGCCGGACGACGACAAGGAGCTCGCCGGCATCGCGGCTCTCGTGCTCGACGACCCGGCGGGCCTCGGCCCGGAGGCGCGAGCGGCGTTGGTCGCATGGCTCGAGCGGGGTGGCGTCGCGGGCGCGTGGCTCGGTCCTCGCGTCGAGAGTGTGCAGCTCGGCACCACGCTGGAGCCCTTTCTGCGGGGTGCGCTGTCTTGGGACACGACCAAAGCCAAGGGCGTCGATCCCGCCAGCCTTGCTTGGCTCGGAGCGCCCGCGAAGAGCCTCGCCGAGCTGTCACCTCGCGGGCGCGCTCGGCTCGACAGCGCGCTGCCGAATGGCGCGAAAATCATCGCGCGCTGGGACGACGGTCAAGCGTTCTTGGCGGAACAGACCCTGGGCCGCGGGCTCGTCTGGACGGTGACTCTTCCCACGTCGCCGGAGCAGAGCGACCTCGCGCTGCGTCCGGGGTTCCTCGCGTTGCTCGAGCACCTGGTCGAACAAGCCCAACGACGCGCCGGCCCGAAGCGAAGCATCGCCGGCACGCCGTGGGCATTCCCCGCCGCCGCCGAGGTCGAGGTGTCGGGACCGGATGGGCCCCTCAAATCCGAGAGCGCGGGTGAGCCCACACAACCACAGCGTGCGTTCGTGCCGGAGCAAGTCGGCCGATACCGCATCCGTCTGGACGGCACCGATGAACGCCGGATCGTCAGGCTGGACCCGAATGAGATCACCACGCTGCCGCGAGCGCCCGACGCGCAGAAAGATCGCGTGCTGACCGGTGGCGTCGAGAACGACGTCGATATCTCGTCCGAGGTCGCACTCTTGCTCCTCTTGCTGCTGGCGCTTGAGCTCGGCCTGCGCGCCGCGGGCCGCCTGAAACCCAAACGGGGCCGACGGAAAACAGACCCGCGGCCGCGCGTCGAACCCGTGTCGGACGGGTAG
- a CDS encoding DUF58 domain-containing protein, producing MNASDRDSQRAIERRLDWGELAPLKLSARHAADGVYAGGHRSPRRGAGVEFGGHRAYVPGDDLRFIDRHALMRHGRLLVRQFETETDRALRLVVDATTSMGFRSRGAPGAKLAYAAVVAAALARIATSGGDPVALDWIGGKDCQPLPALGGREAFERVVAALESADPGGDLYLDPAAVERAFARVARYARRGAVVVLLTDLLDLPAGTLERFAALSSLGRTLIVVRVLDPLEASFSFDGPVSLRATEGDVLVETDANLVRETYLERLDNLAHEWDERLTATGGRLVRATTSDDPVTTVREIVLSAKGGER from the coding sequence GTGAACGCTTCCGACCGTGATTCTCAGCGCGCGATCGAGCGCCGGCTCGACTGGGGCGAGCTTGCGCCGCTCAAGCTGTCGGCACGGCACGCCGCCGACGGCGTGTACGCAGGCGGACATCGCAGCCCGCGGCGCGGGGCGGGCGTCGAGTTCGGTGGGCACCGCGCTTACGTACCCGGAGATGATCTGCGCTTCATCGACCGCCACGCCCTGATGCGGCACGGCCGGCTGCTGGTGCGACAGTTCGAGACCGAGACGGATCGCGCTCTGCGTCTGGTCGTCGATGCAACCACCTCGATGGGGTTCCGGAGCCGCGGTGCACCGGGAGCCAAGCTCGCTTACGCCGCGGTGGTGGCGGCGGCGCTCGCACGCATCGCCACCTCCGGCGGCGATCCCGTGGCCCTCGACTGGATTGGCGGCAAGGACTGCCAGCCGCTGCCTGCGCTCGGCGGCCGCGAGGCCTTCGAACGCGTCGTTGCTGCGCTCGAGAGCGCGGACCCGGGTGGAGACCTGTATCTCGATCCCGCAGCGGTCGAGCGGGCGTTCGCGCGGGTCGCGCGCTACGCCCGCCGCGGCGCCGTCGTCGTGCTCCTGACCGATCTGCTGGATCTCCCGGCCGGCACCCTCGAACGGTTCGCAGCGCTCTCGTCCCTCGGGCGCACGCTGATCGTCGTGCGAGTGCTCGACCCGCTCGAAGCGAGCTTCAGCTTCGACGGACCGGTCTCGCTCAGGGCAACCGAAGGCGACGTGCTAGTCGAGACCGACGCCAACCTGGTGCGCGAGACCTATCTGGAGCGGCTCGATAACCTGGCGCATGAATGGGACGAACGCCTGACCGCGACCGGCGGACGACTGGTGCGCGCAACGACCAGCGATGACCCGGTGACCACCGTGCGGGAGATCGTGCTCAGCGCCAAAGGGGGCGAACGATGA
- a CDS encoding serine/threonine protein kinase has translation MSRVVRTDKFNAGVDRPSPKRAASRYVVGEIIAEKYKLVSLLGEGGMGSIWVAKNLALDAQVGLKLIRGDMASPATEERFLTEARAAARLKHPAICRVFDFGRTRHDEPFIVMELLQGETLGEVLDREGKLESIQSVQILLPIADALSSAHGRGVVHRDLKPDNIYLADTDGRLQPKILDFGVAKLAASPVSDTRITQAGTVVGSPDYMSPEQARGVDDIDHRADIWGLSVLLYECCTGRVPFEDVNYNALLRHIIEDEIPSILELGAGDADLWAILSKGLAKDRVLRYQSMRELGADLAGWLLARGVSEDLSGHSLRATWVEPMPPGRISLVSMASVRGSTPPPGAPSPSQAPPNATPMPSVPRLPPVVAPPVPVGDAQLASHGSDPSRRKWALALIGGSLLIAVGFVVVRALTASTAPAPSAATLPAPPTPASSPTPTTTSPSSASSLPIAPEPAATRADEPKAATAPVRGKPRPITPPPAPDPGPSAKSSPTPAPTPAKPKGGYAEDLGF, from the coding sequence GTGTCTCGAGTCGTCCGCACGGACAAGTTCAACGCCGGGGTGGACCGCCCGTCTCCCAAGCGCGCGGCTTCGCGCTACGTGGTCGGCGAGATCATCGCGGAGAAGTACAAGCTCGTCAGTTTGCTGGGCGAAGGCGGCATGGGTTCGATCTGGGTGGCGAAGAACCTGGCGCTCGACGCGCAGGTCGGGCTCAAGCTGATTCGCGGTGACATGGCCAGCCCAGCCACCGAGGAACGCTTCCTGACCGAGGCGCGCGCCGCGGCGCGCCTGAAACATCCCGCCATCTGCCGGGTCTTCGACTTCGGCCGCACCCGCCACGACGAGCCCTTCATCGTGATGGAGCTGCTGCAAGGCGAGACATTGGGCGAGGTTCTCGATCGCGAGGGCAAGCTCGAGTCGATCCAGTCGGTGCAGATCCTGCTACCGATTGCCGATGCGCTGAGCTCCGCCCACGGCCGTGGCGTCGTGCACCGAGATCTGAAACCCGACAACATCTACCTCGCGGACACGGACGGCCGACTGCAGCCGAAGATCCTCGATTTCGGTGTCGCCAAGCTGGCCGCGAGCCCGGTGAGCGACACCCGCATCACGCAGGCCGGCACCGTGGTCGGCAGCCCCGATTACATGTCTCCGGAGCAAGCGCGGGGTGTCGACGACATCGACCACCGCGCTGACATCTGGGGGCTGAGTGTGCTGCTCTACGAGTGTTGTACGGGGCGCGTTCCGTTCGAGGATGTCAACTACAACGCCCTCCTGCGCCACATCATCGAGGACGAAATCCCATCGATCCTCGAGCTCGGCGCGGGCGACGCCGACCTCTGGGCGATCTTGAGCAAAGGCCTGGCGAAGGACCGCGTGCTCCGCTACCAGAGCATGCGCGAGCTCGGCGCGGACCTGGCCGGCTGGCTGCTGGCGCGTGGTGTGTCCGAAGACCTGAGCGGGCACTCGCTGCGGGCCACCTGGGTCGAGCCGATGCCCCCGGGTAGGATCTCGCTGGTCTCGATGGCCAGCGTGCGTGGATCGACGCCGCCCCCCGGCGCGCCGAGCCCAAGCCAAGCTCCGCCGAACGCGACACCCATGCCCAGCGTCCCGAGGTTGCCGCCGGTCGTGGCGCCCCCGGTGCCGGTTGGTGATGCGCAGCTCGCGTCGCACGGCAGCGATCCGAGCCGACGCAAGTGGGCCCTCGCGCTGATCGGCGGCAGCTTGCTGATCGCAGTAGGGTTCGTGGTGGTTCGCGCTCTCACGGCGTCAACTGCACCAGCGCCGAGCGCCGCGACGCTGCCCGCGCCACCGACTCCGGCTTCCTCGCCCACACCAACGACCACTAGCCCAAGCTCCGCGAGCTCGCTGCCCATCGCCCCGGAGCCGGCGGCAACTCGAGCGGACGAACCCAAGGCGGCGACCGCGCCGGTGAGGGGAAAGCCGAGGCCGATCACGCCGCCGCCTGCGCCAGATCCCGGGCCCAGCGCCAAATCTTCCCCCACGCCGGCCCCGACACCAGCTAAACCCAAGGGGGGATATGCGGAGGATCTCGGGTTTTGA
- a CDS encoding serine/threonine protein kinase, which translates to MTESVPEAGLSGPLVPGSVIGGRYRIGNALGDGASGVVYRAECVEARATGESASVLVGQIVALKVIHRHLARDHQISRRFHREARILRQLRGPNLVPLLDFGEAEDGLLYMALEHVQGTPLDVLVKTSSFDAVRATEIVRQICCALDAAHAQGVVHRDLKPGNVVIERDEEDQLETARVLDFGLAKVLRGDASQSLTALTQQNMVFGTPEYMAPEAARGDDVDFRSDIYAAGIILYELLTGSVPFAGKNPISVMTAHLTDAVVPPSERAPHAGITPALDAVVMHALAKKPDDRYPSASALATVLATAQKRPRDVASTAPPPLELDLGNRDTELSVGTPAATEVVPKEAELPRTRSSGLFWLIAVVAALLGIAAGVVLSLAGS; encoded by the coding sequence GTGACCGAGAGTGTACCCGAAGCCGGCCTGTCTGGGCCCCTGGTTCCCGGCTCCGTGATCGGCGGGCGGTATCGCATCGGCAACGCCCTGGGCGATGGTGCAAGCGGCGTCGTGTATCGCGCGGAGTGTGTCGAGGCGCGCGCAACCGGCGAGTCCGCGTCGGTATTGGTCGGCCAGATCGTCGCGCTGAAGGTGATCCATCGGCACCTCGCGCGAGATCATCAAATCAGTCGGCGCTTTCACCGCGAAGCCCGCATCCTCCGCCAGCTGCGCGGCCCGAATCTGGTCCCGCTGCTCGACTTTGGCGAGGCCGAGGACGGCCTGCTGTACATGGCGCTCGAACACGTGCAGGGCACGCCCCTCGACGTGCTGGTCAAGACCTCGAGCTTCGACGCAGTTCGCGCCACCGAGATCGTGCGGCAGATCTGCTGCGCGCTCGACGCAGCCCACGCGCAAGGTGTGGTGCACCGCGATCTCAAACCCGGCAACGTCGTGATCGAACGCGATGAGGAAGATCAGCTGGAGACCGCCCGGGTGTTGGACTTCGGCCTGGCCAAAGTCCTGCGCGGCGACGCCAGCCAATCCCTGACGGCGCTGACCCAACAGAACATGGTCTTCGGCACGCCCGAGTACATGGCGCCGGAGGCCGCTCGCGGGGACGACGTCGATTTCCGCAGCGACATCTACGCTGCGGGGATCATCTTGTACGAGCTCTTGACCGGGTCGGTGCCGTTCGCCGGCAAGAACCCGATCTCGGTGATGACGGCGCACCTGACCGACGCCGTCGTACCGCCCTCGGAGCGCGCGCCACACGCAGGTATTACCCCTGCCCTCGACGCCGTGGTCATGCACGCGCTGGCGAAGAAACCCGACGACCGTTATCCGTCGGCGTCCGCGCTGGCGACGGTGCTCGCCACGGCGCAGAAGCGCCCGCGCGACGTGGCTTCCACCGCGCCACCGCCGCTGGAGCTCGACCTGGGCAATCGGGATACCGAGCTGTCGGTAGGAACGCCGGCTGCGACTGAGGTCGTGCCGAAAGAAGCAGAGCTGCCCCGAACGCGCTCGTCAGGCCTTTTCTGGCTGATCGCGGTGGTCGCAGCCCTGCTCGGAATTGCAGCAGGCGTGGTGCTCAGTTTGGCCGGTAGCTAG